Proteins co-encoded in one Arachis hypogaea cultivar Tifrunner chromosome 11, arahy.Tifrunner.gnm2.J5K5, whole genome shotgun sequence genomic window:
- the LOC112720606 gene encoding uncharacterized protein: METINHIINGNGNDNGNNHGYTNGNNHAVYETEQDTIVTTERKSIKARLQDGDCLYGMSFLSFCPTMVEIAGWSGYDFVILDLEHGFGGISEGLRCIHALTAANTPVIVRVPELSHVWVKKVLDLGPQGIIFPLVDGPESAKKAVSYCRYPPNGVRGVATPIVRASRFGIDESYAKKYEKDLLILCQVETAEGVENVEGIAAVDGIDGIMVGPLDLSASVGCMHDPRNEKVKEMMRKIESTVLGMKRKEGGGPYLAGFAMPFDGPDQFRSRGYKLIRGVTDVGLFKNACVGDVSKFNMNTNKINGQYC; the protein is encoded by the exons ATGGAAACCATCAACCACATCATCAACGGCAACGGCAACGACAATGGTAATAACCACGGTTACACCAATGGTAATAACCATGCCGTATATGAAACCGAACAAGATACCATCGTCACCACGGAACGAAAATCAATCAAAGCTCGCCTCCAAGACGGTGATTGCTTGTACGGTATGTCGTTTCTTAGCTTCTGCCCGACGATGGTTGAGATAGCAGGATGGTCTGGCTATGACTTCGTTATCCTTGACCTCGAGCACGGCTTCGGAGGCATCTCTGAAGGCCTGCGATGCATTCATGCACTCACTGCGGCCAACACACCGGTCATCGTTCGTGTGCCGGAGCTTTCGCACGTGTGGGTCAAGAAAGTGCTCGACCTTGGTCCACAAGGCATTATCTTCCCCCTCGTTGATGGCCCCGAATCAGCCAAGAAGGCCGTCTCCTATTGCAG ATACCCTCCGAATGGAGTTCGTGGAGTGGCAACACCGATTGTAAGGGCGTCAAGGTTTGGTATTGATGAAAGCTACGCAAAGAAGTACGAGAAAGACTTGTTGATTCTGTGTCAGGTAGAGACTGCAGAGGGAGTGGAAAACGTAGAAGGAATTGCAGCCGTTGATGGAATTGATGGAATTATGGTTGGACCGTTGGATCTGAGTGCGAGTGTTGGGTGCATGCAcgatcctagaaatgaaaaggtGAAGGAGATGATGAGGAAGATTGAGAGCACCGTGTTAGGAATGAAGAGGAAAGAGGGCGGTGGGCCCTACTTGGCTGGCTTCGCTATGCCATTCGACGGTCCGGATCAATTCAGGAGCCGCGGCTACAAATTGATTCGTGGGGTCACTGATGTTGGCTTGTTCAAGAACGCTTGTGTTGGTGACGTCAGCAAGTTCAACATGAACACCAATAAGATCAACGGCCAGTACTGCTAG
- the LOC112720605 gene encoding uncharacterized protein, translating to MEFETSYHINLNGNGNTKINGNGNTKDSGIGNGNSNDIHHCHTNDHHHNNDHAVYEANQVIVATVNQPKSIKARLQAGDCLYGMSFLSFCPTMVEIAGWSGYDFVILDLEHGFGGISEGLRCIHALTAANTPVIVRVPELSHVWVKKVLDLGPQGIIFPLVDGPQSAKKAVSYCRYPPNGVRGVATPIVRASRFGIDESYAKKYEKDLLILCQVETAEAVENVEGIAAVDGVDGIMVGPLDLSASVGCMHDPRNEKVKEMMRKIESTVLGMKRKEGGGPYLAGFAMPFDGPDQFRSRGYKLIRGVTDVGLFKNACVGDVSKFNMNKKVVNGEY from the exons ATGGAATTTGAAACCAGCTACCACATCAACCTCAACGGCAACGGTAACACTAAAATAAACGGTAACGGTAATACCAAGGACAGTGGCATCGGCAACGGTAACAGCAACGATATCCACCACTGTCACACCAATGACCACCACCACAATAACGACCATGCCGTATACGAAGCCAACCAAGTCATCGTCGCCACCGTCAATCAACCGAAATCCATCAAAGCTCGCCTCCAAGCCGGGGATTGCCTGTACGGCATGTCGTTTCTTAGCTTCTGTCCGACCATGGTGGAGATAGCGGGATGGTCTGGCTATGACTTTGTCATCCTCGACCTCGAGCACGGCTTCGGAGGCATCTCCGAAGGCCTGCGATGCATCCATGCACTCACTGCGGCCAATACTCCTGTCATCGTTCGTGTGCCGGAGCTTTCGCACGTGTGGGTCAAGAAAGTCCTGGACCTTGGTCCCCAAGGCATCATCTTCCCTCTCGTCGATGGCCCTCAATCTGCCAAGAAGGCCGTCTCCTATTGCAG GTACCCTCCAAATGGAGTTCGTGGAGTGGCAACACCAATTGTGAGAGCCTCAAGGTTTGGAATCGACGAGAGCTACGCAAAGAAGTACGAGAAAGACTTGTTGATCTTGTGTCAGGTTGAGACCGCAGAGGCCGTAGAAAACGTAGAAGGGATTGCAGCCGTTGATGGGGTTGATGGAATTATGGTTGGACCGTTGGATCTGAGTGCAAGTGTTGGATGCATGCACGATCCCAGAAATGAAAAGGTGAAGGAGATGATGAGGAAGATTGAGAGCACCGTGTTAGGAATGAAGAGGAAAGAGGGCGGTGGGCCCTACTTGGCTGGCTTCGCTATGCCATTTGACGGTCCGGATCAGTTCAGGAGCCGCGGCTACAAATTGATTCGTGGGGTCACTGATGTTGGCTTGTTCAAGAACGCATGTGTTGGTGACGTCAGCAAGTTCAACATGAACAAGAAGGTTGTTAACGGTGAGTACTAA